One Gordonia sp. SID5947 genomic region harbors:
- a CDS encoding DUF6745 domain-containing protein has protein sequence MSSPPAAVELIEAQGLFSPLASLDGASGRIAHMISRSRRRLNPTVQHWMRSNRRHPDIGAARSMTADEAIALGVDVTTFLGTAVRDSLRTSLFDGVASIIRTVTPSVTGLVTWYGQQEAHRVGFHDALRKWSTIRFSTDDLELLAIESALVAATGWWWPFDAVCIMAERPTSLHSEPTPGGVHNERRLHHPDAPAIEFADGRSVYVLHGTIVPDWVIRDPTAERISRERSIEVRRSAIERIGWDVYIDAAGLSLVDQTDDPGNPGCSLQLYASPHEWQTNGKILLAVNGSRERDGHRRRYGLQVPGWVPNALEAAAWSYGIRGADYARLVRRT, from the coding sequence GTGTCGTCCCCGCCGGCGGCAGTGGAACTGATCGAAGCCCAAGGCTTGTTCTCGCCGCTCGCCTCCCTCGACGGGGCCTCAGGGCGGATCGCGCACATGATCTCCCGATCGCGTCGGCGGCTCAACCCGACTGTCCAGCATTGGATGCGGTCCAACCGTCGCCACCCCGACATCGGGGCCGCGCGATCGATGACTGCCGACGAAGCGATCGCACTGGGCGTCGACGTCACTACCTTTCTCGGTACCGCGGTGCGAGATTCGCTGCGTACCAGCTTGTTCGACGGTGTCGCATCGATCATCCGAACGGTGACGCCATCGGTCACCGGACTCGTCACCTGGTACGGGCAACAGGAAGCACATCGCGTCGGCTTCCATGATGCGTTGCGCAAGTGGAGCACGATCCGCTTCTCCACCGACGATCTGGAGCTCCTCGCGATCGAGTCCGCACTGGTGGCCGCCACCGGCTGGTGGTGGCCATTCGACGCCGTCTGCATCATGGCCGAACGACCGACTTCGCTGCACAGCGAACCGACGCCAGGAGGTGTGCACAACGAGCGTCGACTGCACCATCCAGACGCTCCGGCAATTGAATTCGCCGATGGTCGATCCGTCTACGTTCTGCACGGCACCATCGTGCCCGACTGGGTGATACGCGATCCGACAGCCGAGCGCATCTCGCGGGAACGCAGCATCGAGGTCCGCCGATCCGCGATCGAACGCATCGGTTGGGATGTCTACATCGACGCGGCCGGCCTCTCGCTGGTGGACCAGACCGACGACCCCGGCAACCCCGGATGCTCACTCCAGCTCTATGCGTCGCCACATGAATGGCAAACCAACGGAAAGATCCTGCTCGCGGTCAACGGTTCTCGCGAACGTGACGGCCACCGTCGGCGCTACGGGTTGCAGGTGCCGGGCTGGGTGCCCAACGCGTTAGAGGCCGCGGCCTGGTCGTACGGCATTCGCGGTGCCGACTACGCCCGACTCGTCCGTCGAACCTGA
- a CDS encoding ABC transporter permease subunit, which produces MSPTTEHAPVTETPAPRSRQVRRWWSAVGVLIGLEVRQRVRTTRWKITLAAAFAVISAVVFGSMFIALNPAGTDYRDWAQNLYAVVLGALLFLGIVLAPTLTATTINGDRKDATLAVVQATPISNWQLALGKLIGNWVCCLALMVVALPYLVWAIVAAPYGIGPGILGAVVCGLLFACYCGIGLGFSALTARPAGSAVLTQATVFFLLLGLPALFGLLYSTTAQQHQVIRAHYSWPENSTAPTSAPPACEDVEESETFHHTERIWWLLAPNPVLMLPDVVAAHDNPPVYGWYDGDRPPGPTVLTPIAEALSTARMGPFIDAPKCSEQQGFYSSSSGPGEFYRDERAYQHARIGDSWYLGLLVNLAFGGIGFLVAVRRLRVPAGKLSKGVRIA; this is translated from the coding sequence ATGTCGCCCACCACAGAGCACGCACCAGTCACCGAGACGCCCGCACCGCGATCGCGACAAGTGCGCCGATGGTGGTCTGCCGTCGGCGTGCTGATAGGTCTGGAGGTGCGCCAGCGGGTGCGGACCACCCGCTGGAAGATCACCCTTGCGGCGGCGTTCGCCGTCATCTCGGCAGTGGTGTTCGGCTCGATGTTCATCGCGCTCAACCCTGCCGGGACCGACTATCGCGACTGGGCACAGAACCTGTACGCCGTCGTCCTGGGTGCCCTGCTGTTCCTCGGGATCGTATTGGCCCCCACCCTCACCGCGACCACCATCAACGGTGATCGCAAAGACGCCACGCTCGCCGTGGTACAGGCCACCCCGATCAGCAACTGGCAACTCGCGCTGGGCAAGTTGATCGGCAACTGGGTGTGCTGTCTGGCACTCATGGTGGTGGCGCTGCCGTATCTGGTGTGGGCCATCGTGGCCGCGCCCTACGGTATCGGGCCCGGGATACTCGGCGCCGTCGTCTGCGGTCTACTGTTCGCCTGCTATTGCGGTATCGGACTGGGCTTCTCGGCACTCACGGCACGGCCCGCCGGTTCGGCGGTACTCACGCAGGCAACGGTGTTCTTCCTACTCCTTGGCCTGCCAGCGCTGTTCGGACTGCTGTACAGCACCACGGCCCAACAGCACCAGGTGATCCGGGCCCACTACTCGTGGCCCGAGAACTCGACCGCCCCGACGTCTGCCCCTCCCGCCTGTGAGGATGTCGAGGAGTCGGAAACCTTCCATCACACCGAGCGCATCTGGTGGCTGCTCGCACCGAACCCGGTGCTCATGCTGCCCGACGTGGTTGCCGCTCATGACAATCCACCGGTGTACGGCTGGTACGACGGAGATCGTCCGCCCGGCCCGACGGTACTCACGCCGATCGCCGAAGCCTTGTCGACCGCGCGGATGGGCCCCTTCATCGACGCGCCGAAATGCAGCGAGCAGCAAGGGTTTTACAGCAGCTCCAGCGGTCCCGGTGAGTTCTACCGTGACGAGCGCGCTTACCAGCATGCCCGCATCGGAGACAGCTGGTACCTGGGCTTGCTGGTCAATCTGGCATTCGGTGGGATCGGGTTCCTCGTCGCGGTCCGCCGCTTGCGGGTCCCTGCCGGGAAGCTGTCGAAGGGTGTTCGCATTGCGTGA
- a CDS encoding ABC transporter ATP-binding protein translates to MALTASGLTRAFGRHVAVAGADISVRSGAITGLVGPNGAGKTTLLLMLAGLLRPDTGTITVDGDEVESSQLRSTVGWMPDVFGTWDSLTTTEILATFGRLHGLSRMAARARAEELLELVHLAEFADRPAHELSRGQKQRLGFARTLVHRPRVLLLDEPASGMDPRSRVELRDQLRALADDGCAVLISSHILTELSEMVDDVIIMTEGRTRPTAEPSPGHRWRIREAGQPAASATMMRFDDEHGAAQHLTDLITAGRQVAEFARIDTELEDAYLALDADRT, encoded by the coding sequence ATGGCATTGACGGCAAGCGGCCTCACCCGCGCATTCGGGCGTCATGTCGCGGTCGCAGGCGCCGACATCTCGGTGCGATCGGGGGCGATCACCGGTCTTGTCGGCCCCAACGGCGCCGGCAAGACCACTCTGTTGCTGATGCTCGCAGGGTTGCTGCGTCCGGATACCGGCACGATCACCGTGGATGGCGACGAGGTCGAGTCGTCACAGTTGCGGTCGACGGTCGGCTGGATGCCAGATGTGTTCGGCACCTGGGACAGCCTCACCACCACCGAGATCCTGGCCACCTTCGGTAGACTGCACGGACTTTCGCGCATGGCGGCCCGCGCTCGCGCCGAGGAACTGCTCGAACTGGTGCATCTCGCCGAGTTCGCCGACCGTCCCGCCCACGAGTTGTCCCGCGGACAGAAGCAACGGCTCGGGTTCGCGCGCACCCTGGTCCACCGGCCACGCGTACTGCTGCTGGATGAGCCCGCCTCCGGAATGGACCCGCGATCCCGGGTGGAACTGCGCGATCAACTGCGCGCCCTGGCGGACGACGGGTGCGCGGTGCTGATCTCCTCGCACATTCTCACCGAACTCTCGGAGATGGTCGACGACGTGATCATCATGACGGAGGGGCGCACCCGCCCCACCGCCGAGCCATCACCCGGCCATCGCTGGCGTATCCGTGAGGCCGGGCAACCCGCAGCCTCGGCCACCATGATGCGCTTCGACGACGAGCATGGCGCCGCCCAGCACCTCACCGACCTCATCACCGCCGGTCGGCAGGTTGCCGAATTCGCCCGTATCGATACCGAACTCGAGGATGCCTACCTCGCCCTCGACGCCGACAGGACGTGA
- a CDS encoding CinA family protein: MPTDDDVHERCERLAELVGRHELTVATAESLTAGNLAAHLGKATSSGEWYCGGIVAYRKQVKHSVLHVPPGPVVSSDAAHAMAKSVAELMDAHIAVAVTGEAGPECDEDVPPGTVWFGVYDRGDVRTEHHIFAGEPESVLAQTIGRGLDLLLAVASGSPLTKLPNDNRAD, translated from the coding sequence GTGCCCACCGACGATGACGTACACGAACGGTGTGAAAGGCTCGCTGAGCTCGTCGGCCGACACGAACTCACGGTGGCCACAGCCGAATCGCTCACCGCGGGAAACCTCGCCGCTCATCTCGGCAAGGCGACGTCGTCTGGTGAGTGGTACTGCGGCGGAATCGTCGCGTACCGCAAGCAGGTCAAGCACTCTGTGCTGCATGTGCCGCCCGGGCCAGTGGTGAGCAGCGACGCCGCCCATGCGATGGCGAAGAGTGTCGCCGAGCTGATGGATGCCCACATCGCAGTGGCGGTCACCGGCGAAGCCGGACCGGAATGCGACGAGGACGTGCCACCCGGCACGGTGTGGTTCGGCGTGTACGACCGCGGTGATGTGCGGACCGAACACCACATCTTTGCCGGCGAGCCCGAGAGTGTCCTCGCCCAGACCATCGGACGGGGTCTCGATCTGCTGCTCGCGGTCGCCAGTGGGTCCCCACTTACGAAGTTGCCCAACGACAACAGAGCCGACTGA
- the nadE gene encoding ammonia-dependent NAD(+) synthetase, with the protein MSNLQDKIRRELNPAASIDPEQEIERRVSFLVDYLRSTPARGFVLGISGGQDSTLAGRLGRLAADRLADDERDAEFVGVQLPYGQQADQSDVAIALEFIEPTHTFAIDIKPAVDAAVTATADGLGVEQISDFVRGNVKARQRMIMQYTIAGERNLLVVGTDHAAEAVTGFFTKYGDGGSDVNPLAGLTKSQGAQLLRHLGAPESTWTKVPTADLEDDRPALPDEEALGVSYADIDRYLQGDDIDRAAADIIESTYLRTRHKRSLPADPYDTWWRS; encoded by the coding sequence ATGAGCAATCTCCAGGACAAGATCAGACGAGAGTTGAATCCCGCGGCGTCCATCGACCCCGAGCAGGAGATCGAGCGACGGGTGTCGTTCCTCGTCGACTACCTGCGCAGCACGCCGGCGCGAGGGTTTGTCCTCGGTATCAGCGGCGGACAGGACAGCACGCTGGCCGGGCGCCTTGGCCGCCTTGCCGCCGACCGGCTCGCCGATGACGAGCGCGACGCAGAGTTCGTGGGGGTGCAACTGCCGTACGGCCAACAGGCCGACCAGTCCGACGTCGCCATTGCGTTGGAGTTCATCGAACCCACCCACACGTTCGCCATCGACATCAAACCGGCCGTGGACGCAGCCGTGACGGCCACCGCAGACGGACTCGGTGTCGAGCAGATCAGCGACTTCGTCCGCGGCAATGTCAAAGCACGGCAACGGATGATCATGCAGTACACCATTGCAGGCGAGCGCAACCTGCTGGTGGTGGGTACCGATCATGCGGCCGAGGCGGTCACGGGATTCTTCACGAAGTACGGAGACGGCGGCAGCGACGTCAATCCGCTGGCGGGTCTCACGAAAAGTCAGGGCGCTCAACTGCTTCGCCACCTCGGAGCGCCGGAGAGCACGTGGACCAAGGTGCCGACGGCGGACCTCGAGGACGATCGCCCGGCACTCCCGGACGAGGAGGCGCTCGGTGTCAGCTACGCCGACATCGACCGCTATCTGCAAGGCGACGACATCGACCGCGCGGCCGCCGACATCATCGAATCCACTTATCTCCGCACCCGTCACAAGCGGTCGCTGCCGGCCGATCCGTACGACACCTGGTGGCGTAGCTGA
- a CDS encoding dodecin, which translates to MSDNVYRVTEIVGSSTTSIDDAIKGAISRADTTVQHLEWFEVTETRGHIENGQVAHFQVTLKVGFRLNDA; encoded by the coding sequence ATGAGTGACAACGTCTATCGCGTAACCGAGATCGTCGGCTCGTCGACCACCAGCATCGACGACGCGATCAAGGGCGCTATCTCGCGTGCCGACACCACCGTTCAGCACCTTGAATGGTTCGAGGTGACCGAAACACGTGGCCACATCGAAAACGGTCAGGTCGCGCACTTCCAGGTGACTCTGAAGGTCGGCTTCCGCCTCAACGACGCCTGA
- a CDS encoding PLDc N-terminal domain-containing protein, whose product MPYLGLIYLVILVIALIDIINTDDAVMRGMPKIAWVLLVVVLPLIGALLWLAFGRPTGEERRRPAPGAASEYPEYDHPGRYIPADPEADREFLQQLRDRAEQQRQAAREQQRQKQEPDDPPDN is encoded by the coding sequence ATGCCGTATCTCGGCTTGATCTACCTGGTGATCCTCGTCATTGCGTTGATCGACATCATCAACACCGACGACGCGGTGATGCGCGGCATGCCGAAGATCGCGTGGGTCCTGCTCGTCGTCGTACTGCCGTTGATCGGCGCCCTGCTGTGGCTGGCGTTCGGCCGCCCGACCGGGGAGGAACGCCGCCGCCCCGCACCCGGTGCCGCGTCGGAGTACCCCGAGTATGACCATCCCGGCCGCTACATCCCGGCTGATCCGGAGGCCGACCGCGAGTTCCTCCAGCAACTTCGCGATCGCGCCGAGCAGCAACGACAGGCCGCCCGAGAACAGCAGCGGCAGAAGCAGGAACCAGACGATCCGCCGGACAACTGA
- a CDS encoding DUF1524 domain-containing protein has product MNSQPKSGVSRTWWTALGAVVVVAAALIAAGVVGGSDESEPVAKTATTSTPAVASTTTSSTEPTLQPVAATAATTVSANAADGSLAKLETLAVKGRAPKTGYSRDQFGQSWTDDVSVAGGHNGCDTRNDILRRDLTAITVKPGSNGCAVQTGTLDDPYTGATIAFQRGVRTSSAVQIDHVVALSDAWQKGAQQLSALERRNFANDPRNLQAADGPANQQKGDGDAATWLPSNKSYRCAYVSRQIDVKALYRLWVTQAEKDAMVRILGSCGGTPVATTSQMPEPSETATRTATPAPAYTPPPTTTQPEYVAPPAAPEGGSAYYANCSAVRAAGAAPIHAGEPGYRSGLDRDGDGVGCE; this is encoded by the coding sequence ATGAATTCGCAGCCGAAGTCGGGAGTCTCGCGCACCTGGTGGACGGCTCTGGGAGCCGTGGTCGTGGTGGCGGCGGCCCTGATCGCCGCAGGTGTGGTCGGCGGATCGGACGAGTCGGAACCGGTTGCCAAGACGGCGACCACCTCGACGCCTGCGGTCGCGTCCACCACGACGTCATCGACCGAACCGACACTGCAACCCGTTGCCGCGACCGCCGCGACCACCGTTTCCGCGAATGCGGCCGACGGCTCGCTCGCGAAGCTCGAGACGCTGGCAGTGAAGGGCCGCGCCCCCAAGACCGGTTACTCCCGCGATCAGTTCGGACAGTCCTGGACCGACGATGTTTCGGTGGCAGGCGGGCACAACGGTTGCGACACACGAAACGACATCCTGCGCCGCGACCTCACGGCGATCACCGTGAAGCCCGGCTCCAATGGCTGTGCCGTGCAGACCGGTACGCTCGACGACCCGTACACCGGCGCGACCATCGCGTTCCAGCGTGGCGTGCGGACGTCGTCGGCGGTACAGATCGATCATGTGGTCGCGCTCTCGGATGCGTGGCAGAAGGGCGCCCAGCAGCTGTCGGCGCTGGAGCGCCGCAACTTCGCCAACGATCCGCGCAACCTGCAGGCCGCCGACGGCCCGGCGAATCAGCAGAAGGGCGACGGCGACGCGGCCACCTGGCTGCCGTCGAACAAGTCTTATCGCTGCGCCTACGTATCCCGCCAGATCGACGTGAAAGCGTTGTACCGACTGTGGGTGACACAGGCGGAGAAGGACGCGATGGTGCGCATTCTCGGAAGCTGCGGCGGCACCCCGGTCGCGACCACCTCCCAGATGCCGGAACCGTCGGAAACGGCCACGCGGACAGCAACTCCCGCACCCGCATACACGCCACCGCCGACCACCACGCAACCGGAGTATGTGGCACCCCCGGCCGCTCCGGAGGGCGGCAGCGCCTACTACGCCAACTGCTCGGCCGTGCGTGCGGCCGGGGCGGCACCGATCCACGCCGGCGAGCCCGGTTACCGGTCGGGCCTCGATCGTGACGGTGACGGGGTCGGCTGCGAGTAG
- a CDS encoding DUF4396 domain-containing protein — translation MADLSLPDLPTWLVICSWTSVALGIVCAVVLVVDLVRRPQPMAVMNAVWPICALFGSVLWVGAYLAWGRAPQPRPSDDANRHSDHSSTEMAPLGLAPQPRPYSSSVFVGTSHCGAGCTVADLLVEWLIFAAPSVAVLGGMDWLFSDEIYAGWVIAYVAALIVGIGFQYFAIAPMNRDRGRLRNLRAAGRADVLSLTAWQIGMYGMMAIAQLAVFPAWLGGPVAINTPVFWAVMQLAMLTGFVTSFPVNWWLINAGVKEAM, via the coding sequence ATGGCGGATTTGTCGTTGCCTGACCTTCCGACGTGGCTGGTGATCTGCAGCTGGACGAGTGTGGCCCTCGGCATCGTGTGCGCCGTGGTGTTGGTGGTCGATCTGGTCCGGCGCCCACAACCGATGGCCGTCATGAACGCCGTCTGGCCGATCTGCGCCCTGTTCGGCTCGGTTCTCTGGGTCGGCGCGTATCTGGCGTGGGGCCGGGCGCCGCAGCCACGACCGTCCGACGATGCGAATCGCCACAGCGATCATTCCTCCACCGAGATGGCGCCGCTGGGACTCGCGCCGCAGCCACGCCCGTACAGCAGTTCGGTGTTCGTGGGCACCAGCCACTGTGGCGCGGGGTGCACGGTCGCCGACCTTCTCGTCGAATGGCTGATCTTCGCCGCGCCGTCCGTGGCCGTGCTCGGCGGCATGGACTGGCTGTTCTCCGATGAGATCTACGCGGGGTGGGTGATCGCCTATGTGGCCGCGCTGATCGTCGGAATCGGCTTCCAGTACTTCGCGATCGCACCGATGAACCGCGATCGCGGGCGACTGCGTAACCTGCGAGCGGCCGGTCGTGCCGACGTGCTCTCGCTGACTGCCTGGCAGATCGGTATGTACGGGATGATGGCGATCGCTCAACTCGCGGTCTTCCCGGCATGGCTGGGCGGGCCCGTCGCGATCAACACCCCCGTTTTCTGGGCGGTGATGCAACTGGCCATGCTCACCGGCTTCGTCACGTCGTTCCCGGTGAACTGGTGGTTGATCAACGCCGGGGTGAAGGAAGCGATGTGA
- a CDS encoding YihY/virulence factor BrkB family protein: MPDKLADPEDERLPDSPTDLTRPSTWYVLRKCAREFSRDQCTDLAAALTYYAVLSLFPALLAMVSLLGIFGQGQKTVDSVLQLVDDLGPSSAVDTLRGPVQQLVEAPSAGFALVIGLAGALWSASGYVGAFGRAMNRMYEVDEGRPVWKLRPLMLGVTLLALVMAAAVAVMVAVSGPIAKSVGDVIGLGDTAVTVWNIARWPVVLVFVVVIVAILYYATPNVQQPKFRWVSVGAVVAILTWIIASVLFGLYVANFGSYNKTYGALAGVIVFLLWLWLTNLALLFGAEIDAELERGRQLQAGLPAEETLQSPPRDTRASDKNDDKHQKLIEEGRELRRTKGSGTDAPDR; encoded by the coding sequence ATGCCCGACAAACTTGCGGACCCGGAAGACGAGCGACTTCCCGACTCGCCCACGGATCTCACGCGTCCGTCGACCTGGTATGTGCTGCGCAAATGTGCGCGCGAGTTCTCCCGTGACCAGTGCACCGACCTGGCGGCAGCGCTGACCTACTACGCGGTGCTCTCGCTGTTTCCCGCCCTACTCGCGATGGTGTCGTTGCTGGGCATCTTCGGTCAGGGGCAGAAGACGGTCGACTCGGTGCTGCAACTGGTCGACGATCTCGGCCCGTCATCGGCCGTCGACACACTACGAGGTCCGGTGCAGCAGCTGGTGGAGGCACCGTCGGCGGGGTTCGCGCTCGTCATCGGCCTCGCAGGCGCGTTGTGGTCGGCGTCCGGCTATGTCGGGGCGTTCGGCCGGGCGATGAACCGCATGTACGAGGTCGACGAAGGCCGACCGGTGTGGAAGTTGCGTCCGCTGATGCTGGGTGTCACCTTGCTCGCCCTGGTGATGGCCGCGGCCGTCGCGGTGATGGTGGCCGTGAGCGGCCCGATCGCCAAATCAGTCGGCGACGTCATCGGTCTGGGCGACACCGCGGTCACGGTGTGGAACATCGCTCGCTGGCCGGTGGTGCTGGTCTTCGTGGTGGTGATCGTCGCGATCCTCTACTACGCGACCCCCAACGTGCAGCAGCCCAAGTTCCGGTGGGTCAGTGTCGGTGCCGTGGTGGCGATCCTGACCTGGATCATCGCGTCGGTCCTGTTCGGTCTGTACGTCGCCAACTTCGGTAGCTACAACAAGACGTACGGAGCGCTTGCCGGCGTCATCGTGTTCCTCTTGTGGTTGTGGCTGACGAATCTGGCATTGTTGTTCGGTGCGGAGATCGATGCCGAGCTCGAACGTGGTCGCCAGCTCCAGGCGGGTCTGCCCGCCGAGGAGACTTTGCAATCACCACCGCGTGACACGCGTGCATCGGACAAGAACGACGACAAGCACCAGAAACTCATCGAAGAAGGACGAGAGCTGCGGCGAACCAAGGGTTCCGGCACCGACGCGCCCGACCGCTGA
- a CDS encoding flavin reductase family protein translates to MGDDQSGFDEMVDAIDYPMFVVTAHADGRRAGCLVGFASQTSIDPRRFLVGISKRNQTHDIAEQAEYLAVHLLPRERTDIAALFGAHSGYDTDKFTRCAWSEGPHGLPILDDAAFWFVGKTVRRFDAGDHDAFLLDPVDSGSRVSAPGAQSWVTFSDVHDLDAGRDA, encoded by the coding sequence TTGGGTGACGACCAGAGCGGCTTCGACGAGATGGTCGATGCGATCGACTACCCGATGTTCGTGGTGACCGCACACGCCGACGGTCGGCGCGCCGGATGCCTGGTGGGGTTCGCCAGCCAGACGAGCATCGATCCGCGTCGATTCCTCGTCGGGATCTCGAAGCGAAACCAGACCCACGACATTGCCGAGCAGGCCGAGTATCTTGCCGTACACCTGCTTCCGCGGGAACGTACCGATATCGCGGCACTGTTCGGTGCGCACAGCGGATACGACACCGACAAGTTCACCCGGTGTGCGTGGTCCGAGGGGCCACACGGGCTTCCGATTCTCGATGACGCCGCCTTCTGGTTCGTCGGCAAGACGGTGCGACGATTCGACGCAGGCGACCACGACGCCTTCCTGCTCGATCCGGTCGACAGCGGTTCGCGGGTCTCCGCACCGGGTGCGCAGTCGTGGGTGACGTTCTCCGACGTACACGACCTCGATGCGGGACGTGACGCGTGA
- a CDS encoding pyrimidine reductase family protein has product MSEPGHDDDLDVVALAEQRYADWPDGVRANMVMSLDGAAVFRGKVRPLSSRADQRLFHALRAMADVILVGAGTARVERYGPAVLDDELTALRKRQLGPSATAAPRIAMVTRTCSVPSSSPAMASGPRPLVITTERADTTSVAEHADVIATGDGEIDFAEALGELRARGFRRILCEGGPTLLAALTTAGLVEELCLTLAPVLTAEPAGAGLAAAPQDASLLPVPVRAKLLHSVAHDDYLFLRYVTRGSS; this is encoded by the coding sequence GTGAGCGAGCCCGGACACGACGACGACCTCGATGTGGTGGCGCTGGCCGAGCAGCGATACGCGGACTGGCCCGACGGCGTGCGCGCCAACATGGTCATGAGTCTCGACGGCGCGGCGGTGTTCCGGGGGAAGGTTCGACCCTTGTCGTCGCGCGCCGATCAGCGTCTGTTCCATGCGCTGCGGGCGATGGCGGATGTGATCCTGGTGGGGGCAGGCACCGCACGGGTCGAAAGGTACGGTCCGGCGGTCCTCGACGACGAGCTCACCGCATTGCGAAAGCGGCAGCTGGGGCCGTCGGCGACGGCGGCTCCGCGCATCGCGATGGTCACCCGTACCTGCTCGGTACCCTCGAGTTCGCCGGCCATGGCATCGGGCCCTCGACCGCTCGTGATCACCACCGAACGAGCCGATACGACGTCGGTGGCCGAACACGCCGACGTGATCGCCACCGGTGACGGCGAGATCGACTTCGCCGAGGCGCTCGGTGAGCTACGCGCCCGCGGATTCCGCCGGATCCTCTGCGAGGGTGGGCCGACGCTGCTCGCCGCGCTCACCACTGCTGGGCTGGTGGAAGAACTGTGCCTCACGCTCGCGCCCGTCCTGACGGCCGAGCCGGCGGGCGCCGGACTGGCCGCCGCGCCGCAGGACGCGAGTCTCCTCCCGGTACCGGTGCGTGCGAAACTGCTGCACTCGGTGGCCCACGACGATTACCTCTTCTTGCGGTACGTGACCCGTGGGTCCAGCTGA
- the menE gene encoding o-succinylbenzoate--CoA ligase, whose protein sequence is MLDRRAELSAILDGSAAFVPVPDDPREVATLSEALGVGDPIDDRVSLVVSTSGTTGVPKGAQHSPASLAASASATAARLGGPGNWLLALAPHHIAGIQVLLRALASGFVPAVIDVAGGFDPDAFADALDNLDGPRRYTSLVPTQLIKALDSPRATAALRTADALMVGGAATPIPLLRRAIDAGIPITRTYGMSETAGGCVYDGVPLDGVTVRIDDANPDGVGRVILGGSVVAHGYRNRPDHPAFAEPGWFRTDDLGNLDEDGLLTIVGRADEAISSGGLTIVPQVVEAVILDDPAVAECAVVGVPDDRLGEKVVVFVVASGTKALDAERIRGAVTERLDRYAAPREVIELPELPVRGPGKVDRRALRARYSG, encoded by the coding sequence GTGCTCGATCGCCGCGCCGAGCTGTCCGCGATCCTCGACGGTTCCGCGGCCTTCGTCCCGGTTCCCGACGATCCCCGTGAGGTGGCGACGCTGAGCGAAGCGCTCGGTGTCGGGGACCCGATCGACGACCGTGTCTCGCTCGTGGTCTCCACATCGGGAACCACCGGCGTGCCGAAGGGCGCGCAGCACTCCCCCGCATCCCTGGCGGCGTCGGCATCGGCCACCGCGGCGCGCCTCGGCGGTCCGGGCAACTGGCTGCTCGCGTTGGCCCCCCACCACATCGCGGGGATACAGGTGCTGTTGCGCGCCTTGGCCTCCGGGTTCGTCCCGGCCGTCATCGACGTCGCCGGCGGCTTCGATCCCGATGCGTTCGCGGACGCACTGGACAACCTCGACGGTCCGCGCCGATACACGTCCCTGGTCCCCACCCAGTTGATCAAGGCACTGGACTCTCCCCGCGCCACGGCCGCCCTGCGAACCGCCGACGCGCTGATGGTCGGCGGCGCCGCGACTCCGATCCCGTTGCTGCGCAGAGCGATCGATGCGGGAATACCGATCACCCGCACATACGGGATGAGTGAGACCGCAGGCGGTTGTGTCTACGACGGTGTCCCCCTAGACGGCGTCACCGTGCGGATCGACGACGCGAATCCCGACGGCGTCGGCCGCGTGATCCTCGGCGGTTCCGTTGTCGCCCATGGCTATCGGAACCGGCCCGACCATCCGGCCTTCGCCGAGCCGGGCTGGTTCCGCACCGACGACCTCGGCAACCTCGATGAGGACGGTCTGCTCACCATCGTGGGCCGCGCCGACGAAGCGATCTCGAGCGGCGGACTCACCATCGTGCCGCAGGTGGTGGAGGCGGTGATCCTCGACGACCCGGCAGTCGCCGAATGCGCGGTGGTCGGGGTGCCCGACGACCGGCTTGGCGAGAAGGTGGTCGTGTTCGTGGTCGCCTCGGGCACAAAGGCTCTCGACGCCGAGCGGATTCGCGGGGCGGTCACCGAACGTCTGGACCGCTACGCCGCGCCACGCGAGGTCATCGAGCTTCCCGAGCTCCCGGTGCGTGGCCCGGGCAAGGTGGATCGTCGCGCGCTGCGCGCCCGGTATTCGGGATAG